A region of the Chlamydia buteonis genome:
AATATATCTCACCACAAGATATCACACATGTTCTTGTTCCCGCCTTAGCTTTTGATAACGATAACTACCGCCTGGGCTATGGTGGTGGTTTTTATGATCGTTGGTTAGCAAAACACCCACACCTTATCTCTATAGGCTTAGGATTTAGAGAACAAAAAACTACAATTCTTTCTAGAGAATCTCATGATATTCCCTTATCCCAAGTATTTTTAGCTTAATATTTTTCTCGGAAACGTGTTCATAAATACTTTCCAGAGATTTTTTACTTCTTCATTACCAATACCTTTGTCTTCACATTGAAAAATCTGTGAATTGTCAATAACACACCCTCTGTGTATGATGACAATCCACTGTCAAGGTGAACCACGAAAAATCTTTTATCTAATAATTGCAACAAACCTACAGATACAGAAAATGTTACATTTACAACTGCTTTCTATCTTGACTAGTGTGAAAAATTGGGTTATCCATAAAAACCAAAAGAAAAGCCAAGCATACATCCATCATCAAAAATCACCACTCTGACATCTCTTAGCTAAGTTACGAGAAGAAGCTTACCCATTCTTCTCTCAAAGTCCAAAACGCAGGACTATTGCATAGAAAGTGTGGAAAAAAGGAGCACCTATATAAATGAATGTACCTGATCGTAAAAAAGCACTAGAAGCAGCAATTGCCTATATTGAAAAACAATTTGGCTCTGGATCTATCATGAGTCTAGGGAAACACTCAGCATCTCATGAGATCTCTACTATAAAAACGGGGGCCCTGTCTTTAGATTTAGCATTAGGCATCGGAGGTGTTCCAAAAGGCAGGATCGTTGAGATCTTTGGCCCTGAATCTTCGGGGAAAACTACGCTCGCCACCCACATTGTGGCGAACGCGCAAAAAATTGGGGGTGTTGCTGCTTATATCGATGCAGAACACGCTTTAGATCCTAGTTATGCTTCCCTTATAGGAGCGAATATCAATGATCTTATGATCTCCCAACCAGATTGTGGTGAGGATGCCTTAAGCATAGCTGAGTTACTAGCAAGATCAGGAGCCGTTGATGTTATCGTCATAGACTCTGTAGCCGCTTTGGTTCCTAAAAGTGAACTCGAAGGCGATATTGGTGATGTACATGTAGGATTACAAGCACGTATGATGTCTCAGGCATTACGTAAGCTGACAGCAACATTAGCACGTAGTCAAACCTGTGCTATATTCATTAATCAAATCCGAGAGAAAATAGGTGTAAGTTTCGGCAATCCCGAAACAACAACAGGCGGACGCGCTTTAAAATTCTACTCATCAATACGTATGGATATTCGTCGTATAGGAGCGATCAAAGGTAATGAAAACTTCGATCTTGGAAATCGGATAAAAGTAAAAGTTGCTAAAAATAAACTCGCACCTCCATTCAGAACAGCAGAATTTGATATTCTCTTTAACGAGGGTATTTCTTCAGCAGGATGCATTTTAGATCTGGCTGTAGAACATAATATCGTCGAGAAAAAAGGATCATGGTTTAACTATCAAGATCGTAAATTAGGACAAGGAAGAGAAGCTGTTCGTGAAGAACTCAAGAAAAATAAGAAATTACTCGAAGAATTAGAAAAACGTATCTTCGAAGTGACTGCTTCATCAAAAACTACAGTTGAAGAAAAGAAAGAAGAGCCTACTGTGCAACCTGTAGCTTAAATGTTTTAACACCCTTCTCTTGATTTAATCAAGAGAAGGAGAAACAGCTCATTAATGACCGCAATGACAACGACATGAAGAAGATTTGGAATCTGAAGTAGTAGAAATTGTTGAGCAAGAATCTTTCTCATCTAAGAAAGTATCTAAAAAGTTATACAAAACATCACAGACTTCCCGAGAAGCTTGTAAAACCTTATTACAATCATTATTAAGTAGTGTTTCTATTAACTCTCTTTCCTCACGAGCATGTCTTACATCAACATCTTGATGTACTGAGAAGTACTCGTAATCTTCAGGAGCAGTAAAACCAAAATATTGCTTTAATCCAGAAATTTTTGTCTCTGCAACTGCAGGGACTTGGCTTTCATAAGTATATAAAGCCGAAATACCAGCTGATAATGAATCTCCAGAGCACCAGCGTAAAAATGTAGCTACTTTCTTTTGGGCTGCTTCACTAGGGACGTGATTTTCTAACTCTTCTTCAGTAACACCTAAAGCATAGGCAAAATTTTTCCATAGATCTATATGATTAGGGTTCCCTGTTTCCTCGTCCATAAGGTTATCAAGAAGTAATTTACGCGCTTCTAAATTATCACAACGGCTGTGGACTGCTGAAAGATAACGAGGGAAAGCTTTAATGTGAAGATAGTAATCCTTTGCATATGCTCTTAGCTGCTCTTTAGTTAACTCTCCCTTAGACCATTTCATATAGAAAGTATGGTTTAACATATGTTTCTGATTGATATTTTTATCTAGTAAATCCAAACAAGGTTTCATTAACGCCTCCAAAAAATTAAAATTATGTGGACTCCCAAGCTACAGAACGAAGCAAAGGACCGTATAAATCCTCTCCTTCATCAATATCTAATGTGGATAAATCGGACTGCAGCGTAGGCAAAGAACGAAAAGTGATTTTAGGCGCATCTTCTATAAGCACTATGGGAGTATGTTCATTTCCCTCTCCCATACAAAGTACAGCAGAAACTGCTAAAGCATCTAAAAGATTAATTTGCGTCATGCGTAGGGGACGGCCAAAACAATCAGGCTTCCCTATATAGCTGTATAGGGGAGAAAATCCATACCAACATAATCCTAATCCTAAAACACCTCGACGCATAGGTGTCGTATGACTATCTACTATTATCACTCCTAAATTTTCTAAGCGATATCTATCCTTCAACCATATGCC
Encoded here:
- the recA gene encoding recombinase RecA, with product MNVPDRKKALEAAIAYIEKQFGSGSIMSLGKHSASHEISTIKTGALSLDLALGIGGVPKGRIVEIFGPESSGKTTLATHIVANAQKIGGVAAYIDAEHALDPSYASLIGANINDLMISQPDCGEDALSIAELLARSGAVDVIVIDSVAALVPKSELEGDIGDVHVGLQARMMSQALRKLTATLARSQTCAIFINQIREKIGVSFGNPETTTGGRALKFYSSIRMDIRRIGAIKGNENFDLGNRIKVKVAKNKLAPPFRTAEFDILFNEGISSAGCILDLAVEHNIVEKKGSWFNYQDRKLGQGREAVREELKKNKKLLEELEKRIFEVTASSKTTVEEKKEEPTVQPVA
- a CDS encoding CADD family putative folate metabolism protein — translated: MKPCLDLLDKNINQKHMLNHTFYMKWSKGELTKEQLRAYAKDYYLHIKAFPRYLSAVHSRCDNLEARKLLLDNLMDEETGNPNHIDLWKNFAYALGVTEEELENHVPSEAAQKKVATFLRWCSGDSLSAGISALYTYESQVPAVAETKISGLKQYFGFTAPEDYEYFSVHQDVDVRHAREERELIETLLNNDCNKVLQASREVCDVLYNFLDTFLDEKDSCSTISTTSDSKSSSCRCHCGH
- a CDS encoding putative folate metabolism gamma-glutamate ligase, with translation MKISPIVTRRVHVHDDIYEILDESLPQLAENSIIALSSKVLSLCEGAVVDVKTTTKEALIKKESEAYVYSELHDMYLTKKQGILIPSAGIDESNAQDYYVLYPRDLLASTNALGIWLKDRYRLENLGVIIVDSHTTPMRRGVLGLGLCWYGFSPLYSYIGKPDCFGRPLRMTQINLLDALAVSAVLCMGEGNEHTPIVLIEDAPKITFRSLPTLQSDLSTLDIDEGEDLYGPLLRSVAWEST